Part of the Caulifigura coniformis genome, CGAATGTCGAGGATTGCCATTTGAGGTCGTTCTGGCGGTCGCGGCGAGACTGTCGACGCAGGACACTCCCCTACCCAGTCGACCGTGAACCGTTCACGGGGCCGGCTCGGATCGATAGTCCTCACGGATGAATGGATTGATGAATTTCAAAAGTGCTGCGCGTTTGTTTCTTGTTGGCGCCCTCGCTTCGTCCACGCTCGCCCACGGCGATGAACCGACGAATGCGGCGCCTGAGTCGGCCCCCGGCTCTGCCGCTTCTGCCGACTCCCCCATGACGGAGAATGCGGAGGAGGAGAAAGCGGACGAAGAAGAAAACAAGGAGGAGCAGGAAGAGAAGAGTCCGAAGGAAGAACGTGCCGAACGGCGCGCCATGCGGCGGTCGGCCCGTCGCCCCTCCTTCACCGCCGTCACCCGCGATCAGGTGGTCGACCAGATCAACAACTTCCGTCAGCGGTCGGCCCGGCCCCCCGTCGTCGTGAATCCCGAACTCCAGGCGGCCGCCCAGAGCTTCGCAGAGCACATGGCCCGTACGGCCGTCTTCTCTCACACCGCCGACGGTCGCCAGCCGTCGCACCGCGCCATGCAGGCCGGTTACGAATCAATGATGGTCACCGAGAACATCGCCTACCAGGGATCGAGCGGGAATCTCGCACAGCAGCTGGTCAACATGTGGATTGGCTCCCCCGGCCACTACGCCAACCTCATGCGCCACGACCTCACCGAAACCGGCGTCGGCGTCGCCCAGGGGTACAACGGCCAGTTCTACGCCTGTCAGCTTTTCGGACGCCCGGCGTCCGGCCGGTTCCAGGTGCAGGTGAAGAACACCACGCCTGAGTCGCAGAGCTACAAGCTCGGCCATCACGAATACTCGGTCGCCCCGAATGCAACCCGCACGCACAGCCTGGGACGGAAGTCCGACCTGACGCTGGCGGTCGCCGAGAAGCCGGCGGCCGATGCTGTGGTCACGCCTGCGAAGAGCGAGAAGTACGAAATCCGGACGGCGGATGCCGAGACGAAAGAAGTCGAACTCGTGCGGTTCGAGGTTCCGAATATCGAGGATGCGAAGAACGACGCTCAGAAGTAAGGTGGCGTCGAGGCATTCAGCATGCCTCCAGGCCATGAAAGACGTGAACGGCCGGCCCGGGATTCGCCTGGGCCGGCCGTTCTGTCGTTGAGCAGACGTGTGCAATTACGTGATGCGTTCGAACTCCTTGAGGTCGCGCTTCTGGCCGCCGACGATGCCGTTGTCGTCGAGGGTGTCGAATTCATCGCCGCCCAGGAATTCGAGGTCGTACTGGGCGCGAACCTTGGTGCCAATGACGGTATCGCGTCCGCCATCCGCCACGACCTTGATGTTCTTCTTCGACGTCAGGTTCACGAGCTGGATCCGGTCGTCGTCCTTGCCAGCCTCGACGTTGAAGTCCTCGTCAGTCGTCACCCTGGACACCAGAATGGAGTCGCGTCCTTCGTCGGTTGTGATTGTCGCAGTGAGTCCGATTTCAAGAGTCTTCAGGTTGACGACGTCGTCCCCCTTGCCGGTATTGATCTTCAGATCCTTGTCGGCACGGGTGGTGTCGACCGTCACCTGATCGCGGGCATCCTTGCCGAGGATCGTGAGCGATCCTCCGACCGTGGACCCCTTCACCGAGACATTGGAGGTTCCTTCTTCGGTCTCGATGTTGAAATCGCTGCCGGTGCGGACGTTCTTGGCCGTCACCGTGTCGTTGCCTGCGTCCGTCTTCACTGTGAGATTGACGCCGGCCGAGACGCCGGTGAGCAACACCTGGTCGTTCCCCTGGTCCATCTCAATGTTGTGGTCCA contains:
- a CDS encoding CAP domain-containing protein, which codes for MNFKSAARLFLVGALASSTLAHGDEPTNAAPESAPGSAASADSPMTENAEEEKADEEENKEEQEEKSPKEERAERRAMRRSARRPSFTAVTRDQVVDQINNFRQRSARPPVVVNPELQAAAQSFAEHMARTAVFSHTADGRQPSHRAMQAGYESMMVTENIAYQGSSGNLAQQLVNMWIGSPGHYANLMRHDLTETGVGVAQGYNGQFYACQLFGRPASGRFQVQVKNTTPESQSYKLGHHEYSVAPNATRTHSLGRKSDLTLAVAEKPAADAVVTPAKSEKYEIRTADAETKEVELVRFEVPNIEDAKNDAQK